One window of Microcoleus vaginatus PCC 9802 genomic DNA carries:
- a CDS encoding HIT domain-containing protein codes for MKKQQNKFSHLTAIERISLSFPARFLLDKNLLQGKVLDFGCGFGSDVRLLQQKGFDITGYDPYYFPEFPEDKFDTIICFYVLNVLFPEEQANVLMEVSHLLKPGGNAYFAVRRDIKKEGFREHYVHKKPTYQCIVKLPFKPVHLDEYCEIYKYVHYNHQRNSTNNCIFCNPYKNLILLTESATAYAMFDGYPASKGHVLIIPKRHVASYFELPFREQSACWFMANKVQEMLTKEFKPDGFNVGININKQAGQSRTHAAIHVIPRYKGDAAGNKGGIRYVIPKSEK; via the coding sequence ATGAAAAAGCAACAAAATAAATTCAGCCACCTGACGGCAATCGAAAGAATTTCCCTGTCATTCCCGGCAAGATTTTTATTGGATAAAAACTTGCTGCAAGGGAAAGTCTTAGATTTTGGGTGCGGCTTCGGCAGCGATGTGAGATTGTTGCAGCAAAAAGGCTTCGATATTACGGGTTATGACCCTTATTATTTCCCGGAATTCCCCGAAGATAAATTCGACACAATCATTTGCTTTTATGTTTTGAATGTTTTGTTTCCTGAAGAACAAGCTAATGTCCTGATGGAAGTGTCGCACCTGTTGAAACCGGGAGGGAATGCGTATTTTGCGGTGAGAAGGGATATCAAAAAAGAAGGCTTTCGAGAACATTATGTCCACAAAAAACCTACATATCAGTGCATTGTCAAACTTCCATTTAAGCCAGTTCACCTAGATGAGTATTGCGAAATTTACAAATACGTGCATTACAACCATCAAAGAAATTCTACTAATAACTGCATATTCTGCAATCCGTATAAAAACCTAATTTTGCTAACTGAATCAGCAACAGCTTATGCGATGTTTGACGGTTATCCCGCCAGTAAAGGTCATGTTTTAATTATTCCCAAGCGTCACGTTGCCAGTTATTTTGAACTGCCGTTTCGAGAGCAATCGGCTTGCTGGTTTATGGCTAATAAGGTACAAGAGATGTTAACTAAAGAATTTAAGCCTGACGGGTTTAATGTGGGAATAAATATTAATAAACAGGCTGGTCAAAGTCGCACTCACGCGGCTATTCATGTTATCCCGCGTTATAAGGGCGATGCGGCGGGGAATAAAGGCGGAATTAGGTATGTGATTCCCAAGAGTGAAAAATAA
- a CDS encoding GNAT family N-acetyltransferase — protein sequence MNVQITDLRAGDEPKIQQVARLIVEGFKEHWPDAWPDLKSALQEVQESLGADRISRIAVGDSNLVLGWIGGIKQYDGNVWELHPLVVRTEFRGQGIGRSLVADLAAEAKNRGGIVLWVGTDDQDNQTTLSGINLYPNVWEHVAKIRNLRGHPYEFYQKMGFAIVGVMPDANGIGKPDIFMAQRL from the coding sequence ATGAACGTACAAATTACAGATTTGCGTGCTGGCGACGAGCCAAAAATTCAACAGGTAGCTAGATTAATAGTTGAAGGTTTTAAAGAGCATTGGCCCGATGCTTGGCCCGATCTAAAATCTGCTTTGCAAGAAGTGCAAGAATCTTTGGGAGCCGATCGCATCAGTCGAATTGCTGTCGGCGACAGCAATCTTGTTTTGGGATGGATTGGTGGGATTAAACAGTATGACGGTAATGTTTGGGAACTGCACCCGCTGGTAGTGAGAACAGAATTTCGCGGACAAGGAATTGGTCGATCGCTCGTAGCTGATTTAGCAGCAGAAGCTAAAAACCGGGGAGGGATCGTGCTGTGGGTGGGTACCGACGACCAAGACAATCAAACAACTCTTTCAGGCATCAATCTTTATCCTAACGTTTGGGAACACGTCGCCAAAATTAGAAATTTGCGCGGTCATCCCTACGAATTTTATCAAAAAATGGGTTTTGCGATCGTGGGAGTGATGCCCGACGCCAACGGAATTGGCAAGCCAGATATTTTCATGGCACAGCGGTTGTAA
- the ilvA gene encoding threonine ammonia-lyase, biosynthetic — protein sequence MLCDYLVQILTARVYDVAQETALEVAPNLSARLNNKLLLKREDMQSVFSFKLRGAYNKMAQLSPDLLAQGVIAASAGNHAQGVALAARHLGTRAIIVMPVTTPQVKVNAVISRGGEVVLHGDTYDDAYAFARQLEAEKGMTFIHPFDDPYVIAGQGTIGMEILRQHQKPIHAIFVAIGGGGLISGIGAYVKRLRPEIKIIGVEPIDSDAMNQSLKAGKRVRLSQVGLFADGVAVREVGEETFRLCQEYVDEIILVDTDDVCAAIKDVFEDTRSILEPAGALAIAGAKAYAEREQIAGETLIAVACGANMNFDRLRFVAERAEFGERREAIFAVTIPEQPGSLRRFCECLGKRNLTEFSYRIADEKEAHIFIGVQIQNRADAVKIAASFEDCGFNTLDLTDDELTKLHVRHMVGGRSMLAHHELFYRFEFPERPGALMKFVSSMSPNWNISVFHYRNNGADYGRIVVGIQVPPDEMQEWQAFLDTLGYQYGDESQNPAYKLFLR from the coding sequence ATGCTTTGCGATTACCTGGTACAAATCCTCACCGCCCGCGTCTACGATGTTGCTCAAGAAACAGCCCTAGAAGTAGCCCCGAATCTATCAGCACGGCTCAACAATAAACTTTTGCTGAAGCGAGAGGATATGCAGTCGGTGTTTTCCTTCAAGCTGCGGGGTGCGTACAACAAAATGGCGCAACTGTCGCCGGATTTGCTAGCACAAGGTGTCATTGCAGCTTCCGCCGGCAATCACGCCCAAGGAGTCGCCCTCGCCGCCCGCCACCTGGGAACTCGCGCGATCATAGTCATGCCCGTAACTACGCCGCAGGTGAAGGTAAATGCGGTGATATCCCGTGGTGGAGAGGTCGTTTTGCATGGGGATACCTACGACGATGCCTACGCCTTTGCGCGCCAATTAGAGGCCGAAAAAGGTATGACTTTTATTCACCCTTTTGATGACCCCTACGTGATTGCTGGACAGGGTACGATCGGCATGGAAATTCTGCGACAACATCAAAAACCAATTCATGCGATTTTTGTGGCAATTGGTGGCGGCGGATTGATTTCGGGAATTGGGGCCTATGTCAAGCGGTTGCGGCCGGAAATTAAGATTATTGGCGTCGAACCCATCGATTCGGATGCCATGAATCAATCGCTGAAAGCGGGTAAACGGGTGCGTTTGTCGCAGGTGGGTTTATTTGCTGATGGCGTTGCTGTGCGGGAAGTGGGGGAGGAAACTTTTCGCTTATGTCAGGAGTATGTGGATGAGATTATTTTGGTGGATACGGATGATGTTTGCGCGGCGATTAAGGATGTTTTTGAAGATACGCGATCAATCTTAGAACCTGCAGGCGCTTTGGCGATCGCAGGTGCGAAAGCTTACGCCGAACGGGAACAAATCGCAGGAGAAACATTAATTGCTGTTGCGTGCGGCGCGAACATGAATTTCGATCGGCTGCGTTTTGTAGCAGAAAGAGCCGAGTTTGGCGAACGCCGCGAAGCCATTTTTGCAGTCACAATTCCCGAACAACCGGGAAGTCTCCGCAGGTTTTGCGAATGTCTGGGCAAACGCAATTTAACTGAATTTAGCTATCGAATTGCGGATGAAAAAGAGGCACATATTTTTATCGGTGTACAAATTCAAAACCGTGCCGATGCGGTGAAGATAGCGGCAAGTTTTGAAGATTGTGGGTTCAACACTTTGGATTTAACTGATGATGAATTAACGAAATTGCACGTGCGGCATATGGTGGGCGGGCGTTCGATGCTGGCACATCACGAATTGTTTTATCGCTTTGAATTTCCCGAACGTCCGGGTGCGTTGATGAAGTTTGTGAGTTCGATGAGTCCTAACTGGAATATCAGCGTTTTTCACTATCGGAATAACGGCGCTGATTACGGGCGAATTGTGGTGGGAATTCAGGTGCCGCCGGATGAGATGCAGGAATGGCAGGCTTTTTTGGATACGCTGGGCTATCAGTATGGAGATGAGAGTCAAAATCCGGCGTATAAGTTGTTTTTGAGGTAG
- a CDS encoding DUF1257 domain-containing protein — MSHFTTIKVQIKNGELLHQVLEELGYQVESNVQVRGYRGDKTNAEYVIRQSNGYDLGFRRSGEDYELVADFWGARINQQEFVNSISQKYARKSLMAAVESEGFHVEEEETLADGTLRVVVGRWV, encoded by the coding sequence ATGTCACACTTCACAACTATCAAGGTTCAGATCAAGAACGGCGAACTGCTGCATCAAGTGTTGGAAGAGTTGGGTTATCAAGTAGAGTCCAATGTGCAGGTACGGGGTTATCGGGGTGACAAAACTAATGCCGAGTACGTGATTCGGCAATCCAATGGTTACGATTTGGGTTTTCGCCGCAGCGGAGAGGATTACGAATTGGTGGCGGATTTTTGGGGCGCTCGAATTAATCAGCAGGAATTTGTCAATTCAATTAGTCAAAAATACGCGCGCAAAAGTTTGATGGCGGCGGTGGAGTCAGAGGGTTTTCATGTTGAAGAAGAGGAAACTTTGGCAGATGGAACGCTCAGAGTTGTAGTGGGTCGATGGGTTTAA
- a CDS encoding WD40 repeat domain-containing protein gives MMADNPNQPREYDAVLGGQSQIPIAGAVLGGIAGVKQRFNSPSIESRIAAVKDAPKYGGAGLNLAIEALLDPAAEVQRVAYLILRSRTEPLVRQALKDFVPYKLFDCIRTVKTAINVAISPGGYHTASLHGKIIRICDVETGEILYTVDKYPRAQETFVLCQESEVFVRSRNTPKHRAIEIWQGGELRHTSLGHEGEITAIVISPDSQVIASGSADTTIKIWNLETGKLICTFGNLLTWGSHKAGIVSLAFSPIAHSLASSSSDGTIKLWNLRSRECFQTIKGYANCLAFSPDGQTLATGGWDRNIQLRQLSNPDSSITLAGHFNSINAIAFTADGRTVISASADGNIKFWNASTGENIHTLRGHQNSVTCLTFSSDGETIISGSIDKTVKSWGVN, from the coding sequence ATGATGGCCGACAATCCTAACCAACCTAGAGAATATGATGCCGTCCTCGGCGGCCAAAGTCAAATCCCGATCGCCGGCGCAGTTTTGGGAGGCATCGCTGGGGTCAAGCAGCGCTTCAACAGCCCTAGTATCGAGTCGCGGATTGCCGCCGTTAAAGATGCTCCTAAATACGGAGGCGCTGGTTTAAATTTAGCAATTGAGGCGCTGCTTGACCCCGCAGCAGAAGTGCAGCGAGTTGCTTATTTAATTTTGCGATCGAGGACAGAACCTCTAGTGCGTCAAGCTTTAAAAGACTTTGTACCTTACAAGCTTTTTGACTGCATCCGCACGGTCAAAACTGCGATCAATGTTGCGATTAGTCCCGGAGGATATCACACGGCGAGTTTGCACGGGAAAATAATTAGAATTTGCGATGTAGAGACAGGAGAAATACTCTATACTGTTGACAAGTATCCCCGTGCTCAAGAAACTTTTGTCCTTTGCCAAGAAAGTGAAGTGTTTGTGAGGAGCAGAAATACTCCAAAACACCGCGCGATCGAAATTTGGCAGGGAGGAGAATTGCGGCATACTTCCCTCGGACATGAAGGGGAAATTACCGCAATTGTCATCAGTCCCGACAGTCAAGTTATCGCCAGCGGTTCGGCAGATACTACTATCAAAATTTGGAATTTAGAGACGGGAAAGTTAATCTGTACCTTTGGCAATCTTTTAACTTGGGGATCTCATAAAGCAGGAATTGTTAGTCTTGCTTTTAGCCCGATCGCACACAGTCTCGCTAGCAGCAGTTCTGACGGTACAATTAAACTGTGGAACCTCCGCAGCAGAGAATGCTTTCAAACAATTAAAGGTTATGCTAATTGTCTGGCTTTCAGTCCAGACGGGCAGACTTTGGCTACTGGTGGCTGGGACAGAAACATTCAACTGCGACAGCTATCGAATCCAGATAGTTCAATCACATTGGCAGGGCATTTTAACTCAATAAATGCGATCGCCTTTACTGCCGACGGACGCACTGTTATCAGTGCTAGTGCCGATGGTAATATCAAATTTTGGAATGCCAGTACCGGCGAAAATATTCACACTCTCAGGGGACATCAAAACTCTGTTACTTGTCTTACTTTTAGCAGCGATGGTGAAACTATTATCAGTGGCAGTATAGACAAAACTGTCAAAAGTTGGGGAGTTAATTGA